From Lolium perenne isolate Kyuss_39 chromosome 5, Kyuss_2.0, whole genome shotgun sequence, a single genomic window includes:
- the LOC127298142 gene encoding pentatricopeptide repeat-containing protein At5g10690-like isoform X4, with the protein MRRANALVAHFRQVLYEGQSVLLYNLLMKGYIKSNFPLGALTVKDEILRQGLKPDRLTYNTIIFACVKSEEIEKAFQFLKDMKEEAKRDGNPELLPDAVTYTTLLKF; encoded by the exons ATGAGGCGTGCCAATGCTCTTGTTGCCCATTTTCGGCAAGTCCTTTATGAAGGCCAATCTGTGTTACTATACAACTTACTGATGAAG GGATACATAAAAAGCAACTTCCCTCTGGGAGCTTTGACTGTTAAAGATGAGATATTGCGCCAAGGGTTGAAGCCTGATAGATTGACATACAACACCATCATTTTTGCTTGCGTGAAATCAGAAGAGATTGAGAAGGCTTTCCAGTTTCTTAAAGATATGAAG GAAGAAGCTAAAAGGGATGGTAATCCTGAACTCCTCCCGGATGCTGTTACCTACACAACATTACTTAAG TTTTGA
- the LOC127298142 gene encoding pentatricopeptide repeat-containing protein At5g10690-like isoform X2, with protein sequence MRRANALVAHFRQVLYEGQSVLLYNLLMKGYIKSNFPLGALTVKDEILRQGLKPDRLTYNTIIFACVKSEEIEKAFQFLKDMKEEAKRDGNPELLPDAVTYTTLLKLLKHVAGFRK encoded by the exons ATGAGGCGTGCCAATGCTCTTGTTGCCCATTTTCGGCAAGTCCTTTATGAAGGCCAATCTGTGTTACTATACAACTTACTGATGAAG GGATACATAAAAAGCAACTTCCCTCTGGGAGCTTTGACTGTTAAAGATGAGATATTGCGCCAAGGGTTGAAGCCTGATAGATTGACATACAACACCATCATTTTTGCTTGCGTGAAATCAGAAGAGATTGAGAAGGCTTTCCAGTTTCTTAAAGATATGAAG GAAGAAGCTAAAAGGGATGGTAATCCTGAACTCCTCCCGGATGCTGTTACCTACACAACATTACTTAAG TTATTGAAGCATGTTGCAGGGTTTAGGAAATAG
- the LOC127298142 gene encoding pentatricopeptide repeat-containing protein At5g10690-like isoform X3, which produces MRRANALVAHFRQVLYEGQSVLLYNLLMKGYIKSNFPLGALTVKDEILRQGLKPDRLTYNTIIFACVKSEEIEKAFQFLKDMKEEAKRDGNPELLPDAVTYTTLLKHVAGFRK; this is translated from the exons ATGAGGCGTGCCAATGCTCTTGTTGCCCATTTTCGGCAAGTCCTTTATGAAGGCCAATCTGTGTTACTATACAACTTACTGATGAAG GGATACATAAAAAGCAACTTCCCTCTGGGAGCTTTGACTGTTAAAGATGAGATATTGCGCCAAGGGTTGAAGCCTGATAGATTGACATACAACACCATCATTTTTGCTTGCGTGAAATCAGAAGAGATTGAGAAGGCTTTCCAGTTTCTTAAAGATATGAAG GAAGAAGCTAAAAGGGATGGTAATCCTGAACTCCTCCCGGATGCTGTTACCTACACAACATTACTTAAG CATGTTGCAGGGTTTAGGAAATAG